In Chengkuizengella sediminis, one DNA window encodes the following:
- a CDS encoding thymidine kinase, with protein MAQLFFRYGSMNSGKSIDILKVAHNYEEHGKEVLIFTSGIDDRDEVGYISSRIGFKRKAIPIYNDTNLIDIVKEHSNIACILVDEVQFLKKDQVLQFAKIVDDFHIPVIGYGLKNDFRNELFEGSQYMLLYADKIEEIKTICSFCSRKATMVLRFEDGKPVYAGEQIQIGGNESYHSVCRKCYEGKKTE; from the coding sequence ATGGCACAGCTTTTTTTCAGATACGGTTCTATGAATAGTGGAAAATCAATTGATATATTAAAAGTAGCACATAATTACGAGGAACACGGTAAAGAAGTATTAATCTTCACTTCGGGTATAGATGACCGAGATGAAGTCGGTTACATTTCTTCAAGAATTGGATTTAAAAGAAAAGCCATTCCTATATACAATGATACGAATTTAATAGATATTGTAAAAGAACATTCAAACATCGCATGTATTCTAGTAGATGAAGTACAGTTTCTAAAAAAAGATCAAGTATTGCAATTTGCTAAAATCGTGGATGACTTTCATATTCCTGTTATCGGATATGGACTCAAAAATGATTTCCGTAATGAATTATTTGAAGGCAGTCAATACATGTTACTTTATGCTGATAAAATCGAAGAAATTAAAACGATCTGTTCCTTTTGCAGTCGTAAAGCAACGATGGTACTACGATTCGAAGATGGTAAACCTGTTTATGCAGGAGAACAGATCCAAATAGGCGGGAATGAATCATACCATTCTGTATGCCGAAAATGTTATGAGGGTAAAAAAACAGAATAA
- a CDS encoding DEAD/DEAH box helicase yields MNKITGKFNSLHELITEIKNMSQFKPQITHWHTIPAKEAHYAEFPEQIHENLKQVFLDRGISSLYTHQAESFQEIHKGNHVVTVTPTASGKTLCYNLPVLQRLLEDDSARALYMFPTKALAQDQVAEVNEIVNLLEMDIKAYTYDGDTAPTARQAIRNAGHIVVTNPDMLHSAILPHHTKWVKLFENLQFIVIDELHTYRGVFGSHVANVLRRLKRICQFYGSNPQFICTSATIANPKEHAERLLEQKVSLIDKNGAPAGEKHVVFYNPPVVNQQLGIRRSSVLESQKLASLLLENGIQTIVFARSRVRVEILLTYLQEQTKNEFGTKSIRGYRGGYLPKQRREIERGLRNGEIRGVVSTNALELGIDIGQLQACVMNGYPGSIASTWQQSGRAGRRQESSLTFMVASSNPLDQYIIQNPKFFFEATPEEARIEADNLLILIDHIKCAAYELPFEKGETFGGETLLEVLEFLTEEKVLHQVQDRWYWMEQSFPAHNISLRSAAQENFIIIDMTEGSRVIGEVDRFSAPTLIHEEAIYIHEGIQFQVEKLDFEEKKAFVRKVDVDYFTDANLAVQLKVLQVDKQSETKTHDLQYGEVTVNAKATFFKKIKYKTHENIGSGPIHLPEEELHTSSYWFSFAENILENRSKNDLQYALLGLSNVLVHIAPLYLMCDPMDIRVVPQVKAIHTKLPTIFFYDRYPGGVGLSEHLYEVHHALLRQAKELIQGCTCLSGCPACVGPIEEVGLTGKELALELLSVLIEEKDAKLQ; encoded by the coding sequence ATGAACAAAATAACCGGTAAATTTAATTCCCTTCATGAGCTGATCACAGAAATTAAAAACATGTCCCAGTTCAAACCACAAATTACGCATTGGCATACGATTCCAGCTAAAGAAGCACATTACGCAGAATTCCCTGAACAAATACATGAAAACTTGAAGCAGGTTTTTTTGGACCGAGGCATTTCAAGTTTGTATACACACCAAGCGGAGTCTTTTCAAGAAATACATAAGGGAAATCATGTCGTAACAGTGACCCCTACGGCTTCTGGGAAAACGTTATGTTATAACTTGCCTGTATTACAACGTTTGTTGGAGGATGACAGTGCCAGAGCCTTATATATGTTTCCTACAAAAGCATTAGCCCAGGATCAAGTGGCAGAAGTGAATGAAATTGTCAATTTATTAGAAATGGACATAAAGGCTTACACCTACGATGGAGATACGGCACCAACGGCAAGGCAAGCGATACGTAATGCAGGACATATCGTAGTGACAAATCCAGATATGTTACATTCCGCTATTCTTCCACATCATACGAAATGGGTAAAGTTGTTTGAGAACCTACAATTCATTGTTATCGATGAATTACATACGTATCGAGGGGTATTTGGTAGTCATGTTGCCAACGTATTAAGACGATTAAAACGAATTTGTCAGTTTTATGGCTCAAACCCTCAATTTATTTGTACTTCAGCAACTATTGCGAATCCGAAGGAACATGCAGAACGATTACTAGAACAAAAAGTATCCTTAATTGATAAAAATGGGGCACCCGCGGGTGAAAAACATGTTGTATTTTATAATCCCCCTGTTGTGAATCAACAATTAGGTATACGTAGAAGCAGTGTGTTAGAATCTCAAAAACTAGCAAGTTTATTATTGGAAAATGGTATTCAAACGATTGTGTTTGCTAGAAGTAGAGTGCGTGTTGAAATTTTATTAACTTATTTACAAGAGCAAACCAAAAATGAATTTGGTACAAAATCTATTCGTGGCTATCGTGGAGGATATTTACCAAAACAAAGAAGAGAAATTGAACGAGGATTAAGAAATGGGGAAATTCGTGGTGTCGTTTCTACGAATGCGCTGGAATTAGGGATTGATATTGGCCAGTTGCAAGCCTGTGTGATGAACGGATATCCAGGTAGCATTGCAAGTACATGGCAGCAATCAGGCAGAGCAGGTAGGAGACAGGAAAGCTCACTCACTTTTATGGTTGCAAGCAGTAATCCTTTAGACCAATATATTATTCAGAATCCGAAATTCTTCTTTGAAGCAACACCAGAGGAAGCAAGGATTGAAGCAGATAATTTATTAATTTTAATTGATCATATTAAATGTGCTGCTTATGAATTACCGTTTGAAAAAGGAGAAACATTTGGAGGAGAGACATTACTTGAAGTATTGGAATTTTTAACTGAAGAAAAGGTACTGCATCAAGTGCAAGATCGTTGGTATTGGATGGAACAATCGTTCCCCGCCCATAATATTTCTTTGCGTTCTGCTGCACAAGAAAACTTTATTATTATAGATATGACAGAAGGAAGCCGGGTCATTGGCGAAGTCGATCGTTTCAGTGCACCAACTTTAATTCACGAAGAGGCAATTTACATTCATGAAGGTATACAGTTCCAAGTAGAAAAGTTGGATTTTGAGGAGAAAAAAGCGTTTGTAAGGAAAGTGGATGTAGACTATTTTACTGATGCAAACCTAGCCGTTCAATTGAAAGTACTTCAAGTAGATAAACAGAGTGAAACCAAAACACATGATCTTCAATATGGGGAAGTAACCGTTAACGCTAAAGCAACGTTTTTCAAAAAAATCAAATATAAAACACATGAAAACATTGGGTCTGGTCCGATTCATTTACCAGAAGAAGAATTGCACACCAGCTCGTATTGGTTTTCATTTGCTGAGAATATCTTAGAAAATCGAAGCAAAAATGATCTACAATATGCTTTACTCGGTCTTTCAAACGTATTAGTTCATATTGCACCGCTATATTTAATGTGTGATCCGATGGATATTCGTGTGGTGCCACAAGTCAAAGCCATTCATACCAAATTACCAACGATCTTCTTTTATGATCGCTACCCTGGAGGAGTAGGGTTAAGTGAACATTTATATGAAGTGCATCATGCACTGTTACGACAAGCAAAAGAATTAATTCAAGGTTGTACTTGTTTAAGCGGATGTCCTGCTTGTGTAGGACCAATCGAAGAGGTTGGGTTAACTGGGAAAGAGTTAGCTCTTGAGCTATTGAGTGTTTTGATTGAGGAAAAGGATGCTAAATTACAATAA
- a CDS encoding deoxyribonuclease IV encodes MYLGCHVSIRHGFLNAAKTATQLGVSAFQYFPKNPRSLKIKKLNELDAQACDKWCKEKKLVSIAHTPYPTNLAVDENLRNPMVTSILNDLEIANACGSLGLVVHFGKYSEKNTLQGYKNILQCLNEVLSQWHGKTLILLENQAGMGTKMGMTFEEMLQIRNLAHFSEKIGFCFDTCHAYASGLWNETNWNEFCRHGEELGFFSHVKAVHLNDSKYPSGSYRDRHENIGYGTIGEERFELFLKSDWLKAIPIILETPTSEYFSYQQELEIINRLIHKGS; translated from the coding sequence ATGTATCTTGGATGCCATGTCAGTATTCGACACGGATTTCTAAATGCGGCTAAGACTGCAACACAACTTGGAGTAAGCGCCTTCCAGTATTTCCCAAAAAACCCACGAAGCTTAAAAATAAAAAAGTTAAATGAATTAGATGCTCAAGCTTGCGATAAATGGTGTAAAGAAAAAAAACTGGTATCGATTGCACATACACCATATCCAACAAATTTAGCTGTGGATGAGAACCTAAGAAATCCGATGGTGACATCAATTTTAAATGACCTAGAGATCGCAAATGCTTGTGGATCATTGGGATTAGTTGTTCATTTTGGTAAATATAGTGAAAAAAACACGTTACAAGGATATAAAAATATATTACAATGTTTAAATGAAGTACTTTCTCAATGGCATGGAAAAACATTAATTTTATTAGAAAATCAAGCAGGTATGGGTACCAAAATGGGAATGACTTTTGAGGAAATGCTACAGATTCGCAATCTAGCGCACTTTTCAGAAAAAATTGGTTTTTGTTTTGACACCTGTCATGCTTATGCAAGCGGGTTATGGAATGAAACGAATTGGAATGAATTTTGCCGTCATGGTGAAGAACTTGGGTTTTTTTCACATGTGAAGGCAGTACATCTAAATGACTCCAAATATCCCAGTGGATCTTACCGTGACCGTCATGAGAATATTGGGTATGGTACTATAGGAGAAGAAAGATTTGAATTGTTTTTAAAGTCAGATTGGTTGAAAGCGATTCCGATTATATTAGAAACACCAACTTCTGAATATTTTTCTTATCAACAAGAGTTGGAAATTATAAATAGATTAATTCATAAAGGGAGTTAG
- a CDS encoding right-handed parallel beta-helix repeat-containing protein — protein sequence MTVRKVPTTEFPTINDALAVSDPYDTIRVKEGNFPETLTINVEGLRLIGAGKGKTIIVGKTLGVTDGITLNDNLITIEDLTVQNFNGAGIFVNFQDNIIQKVQVINNVNGIDLNNGRRNMVFECDIKGNTGNGIVSRRGNNYIMHSKMIGNKSNGLLIEDNVSKNLILCCLSKQNTQNGFQIEGNECYIFSCAAKKNKSNGFSDTNTSNENLYLFNKSFENKKNGFVVGNEATLFENVSKNNVLNGILAIDGETRILKNQVMNNKGNGIQVENDENVIDQNIAKNNEFAGINIAGNETAVRSNCLRGNNPDIFVEAMILGCTFADNDCETSIPLELCEKNDAVNVPGDFDTINEAINDANTLSGFQINIGEGIFNEQVIVNSKERLRIIGSDVCSTIIDGTNMGGDGITIKSRLNSLENLTVQKFESSGVSIDEKLNTVKKVQSKNNMEDGFIITDNQNLFIQCDSKMNRRNGFNGDDVNYFLQCKTIENQGHGFIVVDCNIFLFNEAKNNRSNGFSFNDEHICIGNCALNNSSNGFISRFDDNLWFQNKAIENSLNGIEVNEITHIIWGNVCNRNGNNGIKLTDQSNRVKKNVCQMNKGNGIQVIETFVSEVQAIIDHNCIENNLKAGIIIEDPTIDFFGIRSNCLSGNNPDIQNNSLEEDNIAIDENKCNSSIPAGLCERPTGRKNPFKSKTL from the coding sequence ATGACCGTACGAAAAGTCCCAACTACTGAATTTCCTACAATTAATGATGCACTCGCAGTATCTGATCCATACGACACTATCAGAGTTAAGGAAGGTAATTTTCCTGAAACTCTTACCATTAATGTAGAAGGCCTTCGCCTCATCGGAGCAGGCAAAGGAAAAACGATCATTGTTGGGAAAACCTTAGGTGTTACTGATGGCATTACATTAAATGATAATTTAATCACCATCGAAGATTTAACAGTACAAAACTTCAATGGAGCAGGAATTTTTGTGAATTTTCAGGATAACATTATCCAAAAGGTACAAGTCATAAACAATGTAAATGGAATTGATCTAAACAATGGTAGAAGAAATATGGTATTCGAATGTGATATTAAAGGAAATACGGGAAATGGAATTGTTTCAAGAAGAGGCAACAATTATATTATGCATAGTAAAATGATAGGAAATAAATCTAATGGTCTATTAATAGAGGACAATGTTAGTAAGAATTTAATATTATGTTGTTTATCTAAACAAAACACACAAAATGGATTTCAGATAGAGGGAAATGAATGTTATATCTTCTCTTGTGCCGCTAAAAAAAACAAAAGTAACGGTTTTAGTGACACTAATACATCAAACGAAAATTTATACCTATTTAACAAATCATTCGAAAACAAGAAAAATGGATTTGTAGTAGGTAATGAAGCAACATTATTTGAAAATGTCAGTAAAAACAATGTTTTAAATGGCATTTTAGCGATAGATGGTGAAACAAGAATCTTAAAAAATCAAGTAATGAATAATAAAGGCAATGGAATTCAGGTGGAAAATGATGAGAATGTGATTGATCAAAATATCGCAAAAAACAACGAATTTGCAGGAATCAACATTGCAGGAAATGAGACTGCCGTTCGTTCTAATTGTCTAAGAGGCAATAATCCGGATATCTTTGTAGAAGCAATGATACTGGGTTGTACCTTTGCAGACAACGATTGTGAAACAAGTATACCGCTAGAGCTTTGTGAAAAAAATGATGCAGTAAATGTACCAGGAGATTTTGATACTATAAACGAAGCAATAAATGATGCAAATACGTTATCTGGTTTTCAAATCAACATTGGAGAAGGAATTTTTAACGAGCAAGTTATTGTTAATAGTAAAGAACGTCTCAGAATAATAGGGTCTGACGTGTGTAGTACCATCATTGACGGTACAAATATGGGAGGAGATGGCATTACAATTAAAAGTCGCCTCAACTCATTAGAAAATCTAACAGTGCAAAAATTTGAATCCAGCGGAGTAAGTATAGATGAAAAGCTTAATACTGTAAAAAAAGTTCAATCAAAAAATAACATGGAAGATGGATTTATCATCACTGATAATCAAAATCTTTTCATTCAGTGTGATTCTAAAATGAACAGGAGAAATGGATTTAATGGTGATGATGTTAATTACTTTCTCCAATGTAAAACAATTGAAAATCAAGGTCATGGTTTCATAGTTGTCGATTGTAATATATTTTTGTTTAACGAGGCAAAAAATAATCGTTCAAATGGTTTTTCATTCAATGATGAACATATTTGCATTGGAAATTGTGCTTTAAATAATAGCAGCAACGGATTTATCTCACGATTTGATGATAATTTATGGTTTCAGAATAAAGCGATCGAAAATTCATTAAATGGTATTGAAGTAAATGAGATTACTCATATCATTTGGGGCAATGTTTGCAACAGAAATGGTAATAATGGTATTAAATTAACTGACCAAAGTAATCGAGTTAAAAAGAATGTATGTCAAATGAATAAAGGCAATGGAATACAAGTGATTGAAACTTTTGTCTCAGAAGTCCAAGCCATCATAGATCATAATTGCATAGAAAACAATCTAAAAGCTGGCATTATCATAGAAGATCCTACTATTGATTTCTTTGGAATCCGTTCTAACTGTTTATCCGGAAATAATCCAGACATCCAGAATAATTCACTGGAAGAAGATAATATCGCCATCGATGAAAACAAATGTAATTCTAGCATTCCGGCTGGGCTTTGTGAAAGGCCAACTGGTCGAAAAAATCCTTTCAAATCAAAAACATTATAA
- a CDS encoding LacI family DNA-binding transcriptional regulator, whose translation MKPTIYDIAREAGVSIATVSKVINNTGRIGDKTKQKVMKVMKDLDYHPSIVASALTGKRTHTIGLLIPDIANPFFAEIARSVEDMGNELGFSVMMCSTDNNIDKESKYISLLEQKRVDGIILATGTQNTTILQNLLKKKVPIALIARDMPSLPVDTVLVDDYMGGYEATSHLIKLGHQKISIIAEDLTVMSSKERIRGYCQALEDHGLTYDERQLHVSDFTIEGGREVASKILSENNPATAIFACNDLLAMGAIQAAREKGIQIPKDLSIVGFDNTILASISAPPLTTIAQPIQDMGKQVVELLVKEIKEEKTTKQRVVLMPNLEIRKTTGENKKELVKG comes from the coding sequence ATGAAACCTACGATTTACGACATTGCACGTGAAGCTGGTGTATCGATAGCAACTGTATCAAAAGTGATTAATAATACAGGTAGGATCGGGGATAAAACCAAGCAAAAGGTCATGAAGGTCATGAAGGATCTTGATTATCACCCAAGTATTGTTGCTTCGGCATTAACGGGAAAGAGAACACATACGATTGGTCTCCTCATTCCAGATATCGCAAACCCTTTTTTTGCTGAAATCGCTCGAAGTGTAGAAGATATGGGGAATGAATTAGGTTTTAGTGTGATGATGTGCAGCACGGATAATAACATAGACAAAGAATCCAAATATATTTCATTATTAGAGCAAAAAAGAGTGGATGGAATCATACTGGCTACAGGAACTCAAAATACGACGATTTTGCAAAATCTATTAAAGAAAAAAGTACCGATTGCATTAATTGCAAGGGATATGCCTTCACTTCCAGTAGATACTGTATTAGTAGATGATTATATGGGAGGCTACGAAGCTACTTCACACTTAATTAAATTGGGGCATCAAAAAATTTCTATTATTGCTGAAGATTTAACAGTGATGAGCAGTAAAGAGCGTATTCGAGGTTACTGTCAAGCGTTAGAGGATCATGGATTAACATATGATGAACGTCAATTACACGTAAGTGATTTTACGATTGAGGGCGGAAGAGAAGTGGCATCTAAAATCCTATCTGAAAACAATCCCGCTACTGCTATTTTCGCATGTAATGATTTACTTGCAATGGGAGCTATTCAAGCGGCTCGTGAAAAAGGGATTCAAATACCAAAAGACTTATCCATTGTTGGATTCGATAATACAATCTTAGCTTCAATAAGTGCCCCTCCTTTAACTACGATCGCACAACCTATTCAAGATATGGGTAAACAAGTTGTAGAGTTGTTAGTAAAGGAGATTAAAGAGGAAAAAACTACTAAACAACGTGTTGTATTGATGCCTAATTTGGAAATTAGAAAGACTACAGGAGAGAATAAGAAGGAATTAGTTAAAGGATAG
- a CDS encoding cyclic-phosphate processing receiver domain-containing protein: MINVYLDDLRPCPKGFVLAKNIEECIVLLQESDVNILSLDFDLGWNEPTGYDLTKMMVEKKCFAKEIYLHTSDSNGRMEMYQLLHQHKPNDVVLHNGPMPYELLEQYM; this comes from the coding sequence ATGATTAATGTTTATCTAGATGATTTACGACCTTGTCCTAAAGGTTTTGTATTAGCTAAAAATATTGAAGAGTGTATTGTTTTATTACAAGAAAGTGATGTGAATATATTATCCCTAGATTTTGACTTAGGTTGGAATGAACCCACGGGATATGATTTAACAAAAATGATGGTGGAAAAAAAATGCTTCGCAAAGGAAATATATCTGCACACTTCAGATTCAAATGGTAGAATGGAAATGTATCAGTTGTTACATCAGCACAAACCAAATGATGTAGTATTGCATAATGGTCCGATGCCATATGAATTATTAGAGCAATATATGTAG
- a CDS encoding ribonuclease H-like domain-containing protein, with protein sequence MSQLKSRLNRLKKTQTSASAKEIEPPSHSKGVDEWDGLGAVTETNAYGSFVKRKIKIPLHQKVGFYPLSELVGSADVLSNLQSVESNIKHDKMLFFDTETTGLGIGAGNVPFMLGIGFYTEDVFIVEQLFIRNPSEELAMLAFMNEKFQHFTHLVTYNGKTFDLPLLKNRFILHRLAYEGEHLEHLDLLYLARSLWRNTLTSCKLSHVEHQRLGIHRVDDVPGSMAPTLYFKYLAEKDPNIVADVFRHNEVDIVTLAVLSIYFTTLFENTDLYNSLELDELYRLCLWFNKMELREQFQHVYELLTSRATEEDPNYFVPLAMIFKKKKKIETSVFLWKRFIELQGQPRMVNTEPYIELAKYYEHRKKDYRQAIYYTKEAEKRVYNKVSLSKRDQKYTEVLQEIQKRKTRLENKIKSKKKEAVKNSLKLCQVEMNV encoded by the coding sequence TTGAGCCAACTAAAAAGCAGGTTAAATAGATTGAAAAAAACTCAAACTTCAGCAAGTGCTAAAGAGATAGAACCCCCTTCTCATTCGAAAGGGGTGGATGAATGGGACGGGTTAGGAGCAGTTACTGAAACGAATGCATACGGTTCTTTTGTGAAAAGGAAAATAAAGATTCCATTGCATCAAAAGGTTGGTTTCTATCCATTATCTGAATTGGTAGGTAGTGCTGATGTGTTATCCAATTTGCAATCAGTAGAATCAAATATTAAACACGATAAAATGTTATTTTTTGATACGGAAACAACTGGTTTGGGGATTGGTGCTGGGAACGTACCGTTTATGTTAGGGATTGGTTTCTATACGGAAGACGTATTTATCGTAGAGCAATTATTTATTCGCAATCCGAGTGAAGAATTAGCGATGCTGGCTTTTATGAATGAGAAGTTCCAACACTTTACTCATCTAGTTACTTATAATGGTAAAACGTTTGACTTACCTTTACTCAAAAATAGATTCATACTTCATCGATTGGCTTATGAAGGAGAACATTTGGAACATCTGGATTTATTATATCTAGCTAGAAGTTTGTGGAGAAACACGTTAACCTCCTGTAAGTTAAGTCATGTGGAACACCAAAGGTTAGGAATTCATCGTGTGGATGATGTGCCAGGTTCAATGGCACCTACGTTGTATTTTAAATATTTAGCGGAAAAAGATCCTAACATTGTAGCGGATGTGTTTCGTCATAATGAAGTAGATATTGTGACCTTAGCTGTTCTGAGTATTTATTTTACAACTTTATTTGAGAATACGGATTTATATAATAGTTTAGAATTGGATGAGTTATATCGCTTGTGTCTTTGGTTCAACAAAATGGAATTAAGAGAACAGTTTCAGCATGTTTATGAATTGCTCACTTCTAGAGCCACAGAGGAAGATCCGAATTATTTTGTTCCCTTAGCTATGATCTTTAAGAAAAAAAAGAAAATTGAAACGTCTGTTTTTTTATGGAAGAGATTTATTGAATTGCAGGGACAGCCACGTATGGTAAATACAGAACCGTATATAGAATTGGCAAAATACTATGAACATCGTAAAAAGGATTATAGACAGGCGATTTACTACACAAAAGAAGCGGAGAAAAGAGTGTATAATAAAGTCTCTCTATCAAAAAGGGATCAAAAATATACTGAAGTGCTGCAGGAAATTCAAAAACGGAAAACTAGGTTGGAAAACAAAATAAAGTCTAAAAAGAAAGAAGCCGTCAAAAATAGTTTAAAATTATGTCAAGTTGAGATGAATGTATAA
- a CDS encoding pectinesterase family protein → MKTDMAVRKVPSAEFPTINAALTTSNPFDTIRVAEGIFPETLIIDKEGIRIIGAGKGKTIIDGDSLGPATSGITIEASLVTIENLTVQNFKTSGIFVESESNILHKVQVLNNKMHGIEVVADKNILVKCETNGNEQNGILLTQRIKNNIIILCKMICNKRNGILLERIPFVILENNLIYCCFAQKNSMDGFNVSGRINYIISSVAINNDGNGFGGNGDGNIFLSNKSINNKKNGFMNGIFTTLIHNLSKNNGLNGIYIPDSLGKMINNKIINNKQNGVLILEFEYIIDRNVIKNNQLAGIEIQQGGNAAIRSNCLMNNNPDLLESFVGLPNAYADNKCTTSMPPGLCDRNDVVNVPGDFDTINDAIHDADTLSGFTINIEEGIFHEQVNIPLNKNRLRIIGADQCKTIIDGTNIEGDGITIESDTNSIENLTVQNFKSNGVFINGINAFFNTIKGVKSIKNALDGFLFSTKNLDFSFIYLCQAKMNKRNGYNGADSDVNYFIKNHANKNNVDGFHLNNQNLLLLNETKENGNHGFEFFDDNKCVGNCALKNNGNGFFIDDVENLLFNNRAIENKKNGLQNDSGSSDNIIWGNVCNKNDGDGILVKDEDNGVIKNICQMNKGNGIQINEDTDVDNIIDNNCVENNVKAGIIIEQANADNFGIRSNCLSGNNPDIQNNSLEEDNIAIDENKCNSSIPEGLCEGSCTNKNSSKWVP, encoded by the coding sequence ATGAAAACAGATATGGCAGTACGTAAAGTCCCATCTGCAGAATTTCCTACAATTAATGCTGCACTGACTACTTCTAATCCATTTGATACCATCAGAGTAGCTGAAGGTATATTTCCTGAAACCCTTATCATTGATAAGGAAGGCATTCGAATCATCGGTGCAGGTAAAGGAAAAACAATCATTGACGGTGATTCACTAGGTCCAGCAACATCTGGAATTACAATAGAAGCAAGCTTAGTCACCATCGAAAACTTAACAGTTCAGAACTTTAAAACCTCTGGCATTTTTGTTGAAAGTGAATCTAATATTCTTCATAAAGTTCAAGTTTTAAACAATAAAATGCATGGAATTGAAGTAGTCGCTGATAAAAATATACTGGTGAAATGTGAGACCAATGGAAATGAGCAAAACGGGATTCTTTTAACACAAAGAATTAAGAATAATATTATTATCCTTTGTAAAATGATCTGTAACAAAAGAAATGGGATTTTGTTAGAAAGAATACCGTTTGTTATTCTAGAAAACAATCTAATATACTGTTGTTTTGCCCAAAAGAACTCAATGGATGGATTTAATGTGTCTGGACGGATAAATTATATCATCTCCAGTGTTGCTATAAATAATGATGGTAACGGATTCGGTGGAAATGGTGATGGTAATATATTTCTATCCAATAAATCAATAAATAACAAGAAAAATGGATTTATGAACGGTATTTTCACAACCCTTATTCATAATTTGAGCAAAAACAATGGCTTAAATGGGATATATATCCCAGATTCTTTAGGAAAAATGATTAACAATAAGATCATAAATAATAAACAAAATGGAGTATTAATATTAGAATTTGAATATATAATTGATCGAAATGTAATAAAAAACAATCAACTTGCTGGAATAGAGATACAACAAGGAGGAAATGCAGCTATTCGGAGTAATTGTTTGATGAACAATAATCCAGATTTATTAGAAAGTTTCGTGGGTCTTCCCAATGCTTATGCAGATAACAAATGTACTACGAGTATGCCACCAGGGTTATGTGATCGAAATGACGTTGTAAATGTACCAGGTGACTTTGACACAATCAATGATGCTATTCATGATGCCGATACGCTTTCAGGGTTTACGATCAACATTGAAGAGGGAATATTTCATGAACAAGTTAATATTCCGCTAAATAAAAACCGCCTTAGAATCATAGGAGCAGATCAGTGTAAAACAATCATTGATGGTACTAATATCGAAGGTGATGGAATTACGATTGAAAGTGATACCAATTCAATAGAAAACTTAACGGTTCAAAATTTTAAATCCAATGGAGTGTTTATTAATGGAATAAACGCTTTTTTTAATACTATTAAGGGAGTGAAGAGTATAAAGAATGCTTTAGATGGATTTCTTTTCTCGACCAAAAATTTAGATTTTAGTTTTATATACTTATGTCAGGCAAAGATGAATAAAAGAAATGGATATAACGGAGCAGATAGTGATGTAAATTACTTCATTAAAAATCATGCGAATAAAAATAATGTTGATGGTTTTCATCTTAATAATCAAAACCTGTTATTATTAAACGAAACGAAAGAGAATGGCAATCATGGTTTTGAGTTTTTTGATGACAATAAGTGTGTCGGGAATTGTGCATTAAAAAATAACGGTAACGGCTTTTTTATAGATGATGTCGAAAACTTATTGTTTAATAATAGAGCCATTGAAAATAAAAAGAATGGATTACAAAATGACTCTGGAAGCTCCGATAACATCATTTGGGGCAATGTATGTAACAAAAATGATGGTGATGGAATTTTAGTAAAAGATGAAGATAATGGAGTCATAAAGAATATTTGTCAAATGAATAAAGGAAATGGAATTCAAATTAATGAAGATACAGATGTAGATAACATCATAGACAATAACTGTGTAGAAAACAATGTGAAAGCTGGAATTATCATTGAACAAGCAAATGCTGACAACTTTGGAATCCGTTCTAACTGTTTATCTGGCAACAATCCAGATATCCAGAATAATTCACTGGAAGAAGATAATATCGCTATCGATGAAAACAAATGTAATTCTAGTATTCCAGAAGGACTATGTGAAGGGTCGTGTACTAACAAAAACTCCTCAAAATGGGTTCCCTAA